The Vigna angularis cultivar LongXiaoDou No.4 chromosome 6, ASM1680809v1, whole genome shotgun sequence genome contains the following window.
aattagatataacataatttaaaaatgtaatcatataataatattataatttattcattaataattataaattaaattttagttattaactATATTGAActaatttaatgtataaaagtaaaaattaatttaatttatacaattaaaaatattaattaatatatttaaaattaaacaaatacttAATTTTGGTAGAATTGAATTGAAAGTTATTTCTTCCTATCActattttatgttaatatatCACAATTAGCATGAGGTTATAGTGTAATAGAAATAGTTAACTTAGTGAATATATACACAAATTTGTTTGCACTGATAGCATATTAAAAAagctatttatataattttttaaatttgttataataaaattaaacaggcttaaatgaatattttttcttagatgaatcattttattattataaaatataaatatagtattcatatttatttgaCAGTAAACAATTTTGTACTCCagttagtaatttaaaaatacttttttagagtaatatttatataagaaaataaaagagtacTATTTATATATCTGAGTATTTTCTATCTTATCTATCAAAATGAAATCATTCAAACATATTTATCttacaacaaaatataattgaataatattttaaagaaaataatagaagaaaaaaagaagttgtTTGGTTTCTAGATTTTTCGTGTTCGAAAACAGGTTTAGTTTGGAGTCTAAAAGTCCAAACCACACACAGCTGCTTCAGGCTGAAAGCCCATGTGTATTGTTCCGCGCCCTCAAATTGACGCCACGAATCCCTCTTTCTCTCTGCAAGAAGAAACTAAAACCTAAATCATCGTTACGCCGTATCTGATGTTGATTCGGAAAATCACTTCTCAAATGTCACGACCACATATAGAGACCAATTCCGACACCCAACTGAGAATCGAAGAAAGAGCTTTTTCCGCCGCTGGTGCGGCCTTCCTGTCCGCCATTATTGTTAATCCTCTCGATGTCGCCAAGGTATCCATCACTTTTATGGTTTTTGTTAGTAAAAAAAGTTCCAATATAATTGTATGAATGTCATGGTGACATACTACTCTGCTTTCAGACAAGACTACAAGCACAGGCCGCGGGTGTTCCCTACCAGGGTGATTGCCGAATGACACATTTTCATACTAACACGGTAAAGATTCTCTAAAATTTATGTTCTTTAACTGAATTGAGTTTTATACAgttttaacttttgtttattttcagaGGCTACAAGATGTTATGTGTCCTGTTTCTGGCTCTCAGCCATCACGGCCATGTCCTTCTGGGTGTTACACTTATAAAGGGACATTAGACGTTTTTTACAAAGTTACACGGCATGTAAGTTGCAAGATTTCACTCCACTCTTGTCAAATGAACCTTCATTTTCTTATTGTGAAAATAGTTATTAGTTAACAGTAGTTATGTATATTGGATTATTTTGTCACAATGGAAAATCAGAAATTTTTACTGTGTCATCCATGAAGACATGTTGTGTAAGTGACATGTTGTGTAAGTGGTCTTGTTCGTGTAATCTTGTTAATTTTGCGAGCTATAAGGTTGGTTTAATAGGAAAAGTTGGAAGAGAGGGTGGAAGAGGATAGGTTGTGAGTTCAACTTTTCCATTAACAAAAAATACTAACAAAACATGATTGTGACAATAACTAATTGCCACTACTGATACACAGGACATTTGGAGATAGaattagatttatatttttatgtgtcAAGGTAGTTAACTAGTTATGGTTTTGACAAGGCGCAAAATATGGAAATTTGGTTGATAGTTTAGGCATATAATCCTCTTAGACcttaagtttttgaaaaaaagcAGGTTGATAAATTCTCTGCCATATTCAAAGTTGATTAGAATGAAATCATGTTTCTAGGATTGTATGGTGAAGGAGGGGGATTTCTGTGGTATGCCCCTGTTTAGATTCAAATATAACTGATAACTTATGTTTGATTTAAGGCTGAGATGTAGCAAGTCTGCCTATAAGGAACTCTAACCTTAATAGAGTTAAATGGTGAAATGGATTTATCAAACTTGCATGAAGTTTCTGATAATATTACGATAAAATAGTTTGTAAAGGGGTTGCATGTTAAGCCATGTTTTCACAAATACAGTAATTATTCAAGTCTGTATCGAATAGAGGGTTCACATGATAAACTTTTGCAGGAGGGTTTTACGAGATTGTGGAGAGGCACAAGTGCAAGTTTAGCATTGGCTGTGCCAACTGTAAGATATCCTTTTCTGTTCCATGATTTATGGTTTACTTTAAAGGCTGTATATTTTGAGTCTccttatataatatatgttaatggTCTGTGTTTTTCTCTGTCATATAGGTTGGAATCTACATGCCTTGTTATGATATTTTACGCAACATGATGGAGGAGTTTACAACAAAGAACACTCCAAATTTAACACCTTATGTTCCATTACTTGCTGGATCAGTTGCTCGCTCATTTGCTTGCATTTCTTGTTATCCTGTAGAACTAGCAAGGACTCGCATGCaggtaataattttaaatgctAAAGTTGGGAGTATGTTGAATTTCTATCCTTACTTGTTTTTTTTGTCTCATTCTTTAGGCATTTAGAATAACCCAAAGTGGCAAGCCTCCGGGTGTGTGGAAGACATTGCTTGGAGTCGTTCACCCTGACAAGGGCACGAGTATTTTTCAAAGCTGTTAGTGTACTCTTGGCATCTTTTTTGATTCATCTTTCTCCGTTAATTTGTTAGTTTATGAGTCTGTACGTGATTATTGATTAGGCGTACTTTTCTTCATAAACCTTTCTCATAAATGACCAAGTTTGCTGTTTCTGTTGGACTGTATGATGGCTCTATTTGTCATTCTTATTACTTTTTCTGAACAGTGCATAGGTACCGTTTCTTGTGGACTGGCCTTGGAGCACAACTTTCTCGGGATGTTCCATTCTCTGCTATTTGCTGGTCAACCCTTGAGCCAGTGAGATTTTGTTACATATAATGAGCAAAATGAGgagttcatttttattttttgttaaggGTATTATGTGTTAACAATGAGCTTATTTTACAGATTAGGAAAAACATTCTGGGCCTTGTGGGTGATGAAGCAAGTG
Protein-coding sequences here:
- the LOC108343915 gene encoding mitochondrial carrier protein MTM1, which translates into the protein MLIRKITSQMSRPHIETNSDTQLRIEERAFSAAGAAFLSAIIVNPLDVAKTRLQAQAAGVPYQGDCRMTHFHTNTRLQDVMCPVSGSQPSRPCPSGCYTYKGTLDVFYKVTRHEGFTRLWRGTSASLALAVPTVGIYMPCYDILRNMMEEFTTKNTPNLTPYVPLLAGSVARSFACISCYPVELARTRMQAFRITQSGKPPGVWKTLLGVVHPDKGTSIFQSLHRYRFLWTGLGAQLSRDVPFSAICWSTLEPIRKNILGLVGDEASAAAVLGANFSAGFVAGTLASAITCPLDVAKTRRQIEKNHERALNMTTRTTLVEIWRDGRLRGLFTGVGPRVFRAGPSVGIVVSFYEVVKYAIQHARPTSS